The region CGTTTGGCGCGTGAAGATATCTGCGGATATGTGTTCAAATTCGGTTCTCCCTCAAACGGTATGAATAGAGTGAAGGTTTATCAGGACGGTAATAGAGTTCGTCATGACGGAATCGGAATGTGGGCGCGCATGGTCATGGAAAAATTTACAGATTTACCGTTTGAAGATGACGGAAGATTGCATGATCCTGGTTTGCGAGAGAATTTTATTTCACGAGTCTTTACGCTGAAACGTTGGCGCGAAGCTATGTCTGAAGGTTTTACAGCTGGGGCTCTGGTTGAATTTCATACGTGCCATAAAATGTTGATAATGGCTCACAATGAAAAGATTTATAGAGCGATGGGAAAGATTGTTGCTAAAGTCGGAATAGCTGCTTCTGAATTAATTTTTCCTGAGTATTTTGAAATGCTTTTCAATGCCTTAACTTATAAACTTACAGTCAAAAAGCATATAAATGTTTTGATGCATGCTTTCGGCTATTTTAAAAAGGATTTGAACGCAGATGAAAAGCAGGAAATGCTCGAACTTCTGGATCAATTCAGCAAAGAACTAATCCCGCTGGTTGCTCCTGTCACAATGCTTAATCATTATGTAAGGAAGTATTCAAAAGATTATTTAGCAAAACAGTATTATCTAAATCCTTATCCTGCAGAACTTATGCTGAGGAATCATGTCTAAATTACAACAGGAAGCGAAAATCACGCAACTGTCTGAAAATATCCCTTTTAGCGAGCGGGGTAAGTATACAATTTGTGTTCTCGGGGCGACAGGCTACGTCGGCGGTCGCCTTGTCCCTGAGCTTCTTGAAAAAGGATGGAGGGTTCGCGCTGTAGGGCGTTCTCTTTCCAAATTAAAGTACCGAGCTTATGCCTCGCACGAGCGTTGCGAAGTTGTGGCTGCAGATTTGTTTGATCCCGCGTCGCTGTTAACGGCTCTTAGCGGATGTATCGTCGCTTATTATCTTGTTCATTCTATGCAGACCGGAGTCGGAGATTTTGCAGCAAAAGATAGAACCGCGGCTCAGAACACTGTGCAAGCTGTGCAGGATGCAGGACTTGAGAGGTTGATTTATCTTGGAGGACTTATTCCTGATGATCCGCATATCAGTAGTCATTTGAAGTCCAGAGCTGAGGTCGGAAAAATATTATCCGGAGGTACGGTCCCTTGCACAGTCTTTAGGGCAGGAGTTATCATTGGATCGGGTAGTGCTTCATTTGAAATAGTACGCTATCTGGCTGATCGTTTACCAGTTATGATCACACCGAGATGGGTACAAACTGAAACTCAACCCATAAGTATCCGTGATGTGCTGTTTTATCTTTCCGGTTGTCTTGAATATCCAAAAACATCAGGCGATGCCTATGATATAGGCGGACCATATATTGAAACATATGAGCGGCTTTTTCGTGTTTATCAGGAGGAGGCTGGGCTTCGTAAAAGAATCATTATTCCGATTCCGTTTCTTTCTCCTAAACTTTCTTCTCATTGGCTTGGTTTAGTTTCGCCAATACCTACAGCCCTAGCTAAACCACTGGTGCTTGGATTGCGCAATCGCGTGGTTTGTAAAGATTATAGAATTCGTGAGATTATGCCATGTGAGCTAAGCAGTTGCCGCTTAGCTATTCGTAGAGCTTTAGATAAGATCGCACAACATTTGGTTGACAGTTGCTGGTCCGATGCAGGGCTGATCCATTCACCAGAGTGGGCCGTTTGCGGTGACGCCGGATATGCGGGCGGTACAGTGTTTCATACGGCTTATCGCATTAAATTACAGATATGTAATGAAAAACTATGGGCAAGCGTTTTAGCGATAGGTGGTGACAACGGATGGTACGGATGGAATGCTTTATGGAGTGTTAGAGGCTGGCTTGATAAACTTGTAGGAGGAGTGGGGCTGCGGCGCGGGCGAAGAAACCCGACAAAAATCGCAGTTGGTGATGCTCTTGATTTTTGGCGCGTACTCGATGTCCAGGAAAATAAGCGTTTATTACTGATAGCTGAAATGAAACTTCCGGGTGAAGCATTGCTTGAATTTTCACTGAAAGAGGAAGAATCTGGTAAATCTGTACTGACTATGACGGCACGTTTTTTACCGCGTGGTGTTGCTGGATTGCTCTACTGGTGGGCTGTGTATCCATTTCACAGCGTTGTTTTTAAGGGTATGGCAAAGGCTATGGCTGAGAAAACAGCATGCGAAATTTTGGAGGGACCTATGCCGGTAAAAGGTGAAGCTCCAATGTGTCGTATTCCAAAATCTTAAGAATCATTCTGTAGGGTATTTATGCAGGTTCATGCTAAACGTATTCATATTTTAAACGGTTCTAAATCATATAGTCTTGATGGTCCTGTAATCTACTGGATGAGTCGTGAACAGCGAGTTCAGGATAATTGGGCTCTTCTTTACGCTAGGCAGCTTGCAGGTACGACTCGTCCGCTTGTAGTCTGCTTTGTAATGTCCCCAAGTTTAATGTGTGCTTCTTTTAGGCAATATGATTTCATGCTTAAAGGGCTTAAAGAAGTTGCTGACAATCTGGAAAAAATTAGTATCCCGTTTACCTTGCGAATCGGTCCGCCTGATTGTGAAATAGTGAGATTGGCAAATGACATAAGGGCCGGAGTTGTTGTTACTGATTTTGATCCCTTGCGGAATGTTGAGAGCTGGCAGAAAAATGCAGCTAGTGAACTTCATGTTCAACTCATTGAAGTTGACGGTCGAAACATTGTGCCTGCGAGAATTGTTTCAGATAAGCAGGAATATGCAGCCCGTACAATACGTCCGAAAATTAATCGCTTACTGTTTGAATATCTTGAAGAATTTCCGAAGCTGAAACCACAATCTGCTATGCCTCCTGACTTAGCTAAGCCGGATTGGGACGCTGCTTACCGTGCTATTAATGTGGATAGATCGGTTCTACCAGTGGAACTTTCTTCAGGTGAAAATGCTGCACATAAAGCACTTGCTTCTTTTGTAGATGATCGGCTGAAAAACTATGCTGAAAAGAGTAATGATCCTAATGAAGAAGCCACTTCTGTTTTGTCTCCATATATTCAATTCGGTCAGCTTTCAGCGCAGCGGATTGCTCTTGATATTGCTGTGACAGGAGCCGGAGATAGTCAGGATAAATTTTTGGAACAATTAATTGTGCGGCGGGAATTATCCGATAATTTTTGTCTGAATAATTCTGATTATGACTCATTAAATGGTGCGCCGGACTGGGCGGCTTCATCGCTTGATGACCATAGGGATGATCCACGTTTATATACATATACACTTGAAGAGTTCGATAAGGCGAAGACTCATTCCATCCTGTGGAATGCAGCACAAAATCAAATGTGCCAAACAGGATATATGCATGGATATATGCGTATGTTTTGGGCTAAAAAGATTTTAGAATGGTCAGTTTCTCCTGAACAGGCTCTTAAAACTATAATTGTTCTTAATGATCGTTATCAGCTGGATGGTAGCTCTCCCAATGGGTACGTCGGTGCTCTTT is a window of Desulfovibrio sp. UCD-KL4C DNA encoding:
- a CDS encoding SDR family oxidoreductase translates to MSKLQQEAKITQLSENIPFSERGKYTICVLGATGYVGGRLVPELLEKGWRVRAVGRSLSKLKYRAYASHERCEVVAADLFDPASLLTALSGCIVAYYLVHSMQTGVGDFAAKDRTAAQNTVQAVQDAGLERLIYLGGLIPDDPHISSHLKSRAEVGKILSGGTVPCTVFRAGVIIGSGSASFEIVRYLADRLPVMITPRWVQTETQPISIRDVLFYLSGCLEYPKTSGDAYDIGGPYIETYERLFRVYQEEAGLRKRIIIPIPFLSPKLSSHWLGLVSPIPTALAKPLVLGLRNRVVCKDYRIREIMPCELSSCRLAIRRALDKIAQHLVDSCWSDAGLIHSPEWAVCGDAGYAGGTVFHTAYRIKLQICNEKLWASVLAIGGDNGWYGWNALWSVRGWLDKLVGGVGLRRGRRNPTKIAVGDALDFWRVLDVQENKRLLLIAEMKLPGEALLEFSLKEEESGKSVLTMTARFLPRGVAGLLYWWAVYPFHSVVFKGMAKAMAEKTACEILEGPMPVKGEAPMCRIPKS
- a CDS encoding DUF523 and DUF1722 domain-containing protein; the protein is MSEEKQGIDSKIKLGIAKCLLGEKVRYDGSQKLDRYLRDVLGQYVEWVPVCPEVECGMSIPREAVRLVGDLDFPRLVGRSSGKDWTDTMHEWGKERLDRLAREDICGYVFKFGSPSNGMNRVKVYQDGNRVRHDGIGMWARMVMEKFTDLPFEDDGRLHDPGLRENFISRVFTLKRWREAMSEGFTAGALVEFHTCHKMLIMAHNEKIYRAMGKIVAKVGIAASELIFPEYFEMLFNALTYKLTVKKHINVLMHAFGYFKKDLNADEKQEMLELLDQFSKELIPLVAPVTMLNHYVRKYSKDYLAKQYYLNPYPAELMLRNHV
- the phrB gene encoding deoxyribodipyrimidine photo-lyase, coding for MQVHAKRIHILNGSKSYSLDGPVIYWMSREQRVQDNWALLYARQLAGTTRPLVVCFVMSPSLMCASFRQYDFMLKGLKEVADNLEKISIPFTLRIGPPDCEIVRLANDIRAGVVVTDFDPLRNVESWQKNAASELHVQLIEVDGRNIVPARIVSDKQEYAARTIRPKINRLLFEYLEEFPKLKPQSAMPPDLAKPDWDAAYRAINVDRSVLPVELSSGENAAHKALASFVDDRLKNYAEKSNDPNEEATSVLSPYIQFGQLSAQRIALDIAVTGAGDSQDKFLEQLIVRRELSDNFCLNNSDYDSLNGAPDWAASSLDDHRDDPRLYTYTLEEFDKAKTHSILWNAAQNQMCQTGYMHGYMRMFWAKKILEWSVSPEQALKTIIVLNDRYQLDGSSPNGYVGALWSIAGLHDRPWKKRPIYGAIRYMNERGCRRKFKVDEYISRWNR